A part of Coffea eugenioides isolate CCC68of unplaced genomic scaffold, Ceug_1.0 ScVebR1_1381;HRSCAF=2222, whole genome shotgun sequence genomic DNA contains:
- the LOC113755284 gene encoding ubiquitin-like modifier-activating enzyme 5 → METELKEILNELNSLQNSLPDPSHQSQIHQLQCRIERLSNLAKSGGMHRSKVKDMSAEVVDSNPYSRLMALQRMGIVQNYERIRQFSIAIVGIGGVGSVAAEMLTRCGVGRLLLYDYDKVELANMNRLFFRPEQVGMTKTEAAVETLSDINPDVVFESYTLNITTVQGFETFMSSLKNKSFGPHKEGSGVDLVLSCVDNYEARMVVNQACNELNQTWMESGVSENAVSGHIQLLVPGETACFACAPPLVVASGVDERTLKREGVCAASLPTTMGVVAGLLVQNALKYLLKFGQVTPYLGYNALKDYFPTMEMKPNPQCSNSACLERQKEYILAKPARDASARAKMEAEAQSATECPIHADNEWNISVVDDSEVAGPDVRSSGILPDGLTHELPSADGFSNLPVPGEGSNPLDDLDELRKQLEALNADKS, encoded by the exons ATGGAGACTGAGCTCAAAGAGATTTTAAACGAACTTAATTCTCTGCAAAATTCATTGCCAGATCCCTCTCATCAATCCCAAATCCATCAA TTACAATGTCGAATTGAAAGGCTCTCCAATCTTGCTAAGTCAGGAGGCATGCACCGCTCAAAAGTTAAG GATATGAGTGCTGAAGTTGTTGATAGCAATCCCTACAGTAGGCTTATGGCACTTCAGAGAATGGGCATTGTGCAAAACTATGAAAGAATAAGGCAATTTTCAATTGCCATTGTT GGTATAGGTGGTGTGGGCAGTGTTGCCGCTGAAATGTTGACAAGGTGTGGCGTTGGTCGTCTATTGTTGTATGATTATGACAAAGTAGAGTTAGctaacatgaataggcttttcTTCCGTCCAGAGCAG GTTGGCATGACGAAAACAGAAGCTGCTGTTGAAACTCTTTCTGACATTAATCCAGATGTTGTCTTTGAG AGCTATACACTGAATATTACAACTGTTCAAGGTTTTGAAACTTTTATGTCAAGTCTCAAAAATAAGTCGTTTGGCCCACATAAAGAAGGTAGCGGAGTGGATCTTGTATTAAGCTGTGTGGATAATTATGAAGCAAGGATGGTAGTAAATCAG GCTTGCAATGAATTAAACCAAACATGGATGGAATCTG GTGTATCTGAAAATGCGGTTTCAGGTCACATACAATTGCTGGTTCCCGGAGAAACTGCGTGCTTTGCATGTGCACCTCCCTTG GTTGTTGCTTCTGGTGTTGATGAACGCACACTAAAGCGTGAAGGGGTTTGTGCTGCATCTCTACCAACTACCATG GGTGTTGTTGCTGGGCTTCTTGTTCAAAATGCTCTTAAATATTTGTTAAAGTTCGGGCAAGTTACCCCTTATCTG GGTTACAATGCCCTCAAAGATTATTTCCCAACAATGGAAATGAAGCCAAACCCTCAATGTTCAAATTCAGCATGTTTGGAACGACAG AAAGAATACATTCTTGCAAAGCCTGCCAGGGATGCTTCTGCTAGAGCAAAGATGGAGGCCGAAGCACAGTCTGCAACAGAATGTCCCATTCATGCAGATAATGAATGGAACATAAG TGTCGTTGATGACAGTGAAGTGGCTGGTCCAGATGTCAGAAGTtcag GCATTCTTCCGGATGGCCTTACGCATGAGTTGCCAAGTGCAGATGGATTTTCAAAtctgcctgttcctggggaggGAAGCAACCCGCTGGACGACTTGGATGAACTAAGAAAGCAACTTGAGGCCCTTAATGCTGATAAGTCCTGA